DNA sequence from the Candidatus Hydrogenedentota bacterium genome:
CGACATACAACGATGCAAGCAATGCAAACAGTCAGCCGGCCGTGGATGAGGATACTGCGCTGGTTGACTGTGACCCGCCCATCGTTAGCAACGTTCAGGTGTCGAATATCACGAGCACGTCCGCGCTGATTTCCTATTCGACCAACGGGCCGTGCGATTCGAAAGTGCGATTCGGCATGACCTGCGGGGCGCTGACACAGTTCCGCGGCGGTGGCCTGCATTCCGTAGAGCACAAGGCCCATTTGACCGGGTTGACCGCGACGACGACGTATCGATTCAAGATCGAGGCTACCGACTCGGCCGGCAACACGACCACCGCCGATGACGCGGGATCGTGTTTCACGTTCATGACGACGGCCATTCCGGACTATTTTTCCGAGCTGTATTTCCCGGGGCTTAATGACAACGATCTATCGAACCAGACCTTGTTGTTCACCCCCAATGGGTCCTTGAGTTACTACGAAGCATGCAGGACAACGACGACGACATACCCGACCGATCCCGTCAAGCACACCAATTTGTCGTCGACCGTGGGATTGAAAGGCGACAGTTCCTACGAGGTCTCGCTGACGGACGGGAAAGAATTCTCGTTCTTCGGCATGAGCTACGCGGCATTCTTCATCAACGCCAACGGCAACATCACCTTTGGCGTTTCAGACGATTCGGCAATCGAGACACTTCAGCAGCACCAGGCGATACCGCGTGTCTCCGGCCTGTTTGACGATCTTGCGCCCACCAACCAGAAGCCGATTCGTTACATGCAATTGGACGATCGCGCGGTGGTAACGTGGGACGGCGTGCCGGAAAGCGGAATAGGCGGATCGAATTCGTTTCAGATAGAACTGTTTTTCGATGGGCGAGTTCAGCTAACGCACCTGAATATTGACGCGGAAGACGGAGTTGCCGGACTGTCGCGCGGTCTCGGCGTGCAGACCGACTTCGCGCGAAGCAACATGAATGCGTACGCGAGCTGCGGCGAGCAAACCGGTTCGGTGCGCGTGAAGATAAAGCCCAAGGGCGCGCGGCAAGACGGCGCACGCTGGCGCCTGGACGGCGGGGCGTGGAACAAGCACAACAAAGTCGTCACCGGCGTCGCGGTGGGGAATCATACGGTCGAGTTCAAATCGATCGACGGCTGGCAGGAACCCGGCGACAAGCAGGCGAACGTGACTGCCGGAAACGAAACGCTGCTGAACGGAAAGTACACGTCGGCGCGCTAGTGGTTCATGCCGATTGTTTTTTGATGGTGCATCCAGTGCCGCTGGAAGATGAATTTCGAATCTCAGATTTGAAATCTCAAATTGAAGAGAACAGCAGGAGTGAGGCGTCCGGAGTGTGGAATCGGGGAGGCAATCGTGCTAGATGAGGGGGATCGGGAGGAAAAGCACTGCTCCGCCTTGACGGGTGCAAGGTGCGTCGCTTCTCGTGACGCCGCTGTAAGTCGGCGGCGCGCCATTTCGAATGAAATAGACCACCAGGCCGATCCAGCCGGATTCCTGTGGTACAATTCGCTGCGGGAACCAAGGATTGTGCCAGCACCACAAGACCCAAAACTGCCGTTGCGGCTTGCTTATTCTCATCGGGAGAAGGCCGAAGCAGCGATCCGCCAGTGTGATCGTTCCCTGCGGGATGGGGGGGTGGACACCGAGCATCATGCGAAACTGCGGGCGGTCTACGAGCGCGAACTGCAATCGGCCCAACGCACGATTCAACGGCTGCTGGGTGTGGAACAGGCGCGGACGGAGTCCCTCGAGGCGCAGCGGCGCGCCGTTCTGGAAGAGCAACTCCACCTGCCCGAGCGCGTCACCGCCGGGAAGATTTCGGCACGAGACGCCAATGACACCAACCGGCGATTGACGCAGCGCCTTGCGGACCTCGACGCGCAGATCGCGGTCTGCCGATCGAGGCTCGAATCGCGCACGTCGGAGGAACTCGGCGGATTCATCGACCTTTCCTTTTCCGAATACGCGAACGAAGAGATACGGCCGATGGGCCCCTCGCTTCGCGGACTGCCGGCGGGTGGGCCTCGTTTGCGCGACTGGTACTATTCGTCCGGGTTGGCGCTCGTCGCGGCCGTTGCCGTGTTCCTGCCGTGGCTGAGCAAAGGCGGTGTGACAACGTCACTCGCAACGGCGAATGGCGGCCTTTCGCAATTGGCCGCGCAGGCCGGCCTTCACCCCGGTGCGGCGCGCTATGCGTGGATCGTCTTCGCCGTCGTTCCGTTCATTGGCGTGCTAATGACGGCGGGCCGAAACGTCCGCTTGTTTGGCTGGGGATTCCTGTTGCTGGGTCTCATTATGCTCGCGGGTGGCGCGCTGCCCGGACTCGTTTTGGGTGCGAGCGGATCGGGGCAGGCGGGCGTTGTCCAGATGTTGACGTCGTTCCGAGTTGGCGCGGTCCTATATTGTGCGAGCGCGATAGCGTTCATTGTGCTGGGAGCGTTTCGCGTCAGCCCGCCGGGCGACTCGCTGCGCCATGCGATCACGGTATCGCTCGCGCTGCTCGGGGCGGTTGGGGCGATTGGGCTGTTGGCCGCCTTTGCGCTGTTCGGGGTGCAGGGAATGTCTCGCGTCACGTTTCGCGCAGTGTTGGATACCGCGACAAACGATCGCATCGCATTCACAATCGTCAACGAAGGCCGGGAACCGATCGCCTGCTATTTTCAAATGCCCTCGACTTCGGACGGAACCGCTTCGCTCGCGCGCGATTCTCACACGTATGACGTGCGCGTAGCCGTGCGCGAACAAGGCCGGGACGCGTTCAGCACGATACCCGCTTCGTCGCGCGTGTGGAACCTTGTCCAGGGGCCCCTGCCGGAAGACCAGCAAATGTTGGTCAGCGCGGGATCGGAGCTCAAGGGCAGCCTCGATCTTCGTCAACTCAGCGCGCTGGGAGTCGAGCCGGCGTCCGTGCGAATCCAACTCGTTTCACTGGACGGATCGCTTGTATCCGAAGCGGAGGTGGAACTCGAAGACCGGTACCTCTCCGTGCCGGGCCCGATACGCGATCCGCTGATCATCGCCCCACCGCCGCCGCGCCCTACGGCGGCTGCTGCGGCAGCGCCCGCCGTGCCAGCGCCGAGCGGGCAGACACAGCCGGAACCCGGCGAGGCGTTGCGTGTCGAGTTTGTCGGCGCCATTGGCGGCAAGGCGATCGTTCACGTGTTTTCGCCGGATGGCGCGTCGTACGTAGAAGCTGTCGCGGGGCCGGGTGAACCGGTCACCTCAGATTGGGTCGTCGAGTCGTTGGTGCGCCAACCATCGTCCGTGAATATGAAGCATACCAAAACCGGGGCGAGCGCCCAGGTCATTCGCGGAAACGTAGTGGAAATCCGGTCCACGCCGTCGCAGTAGAAACTACGCCTGCGGCACGATCGCGGCGAATCAGGCGCGCCGCTTTCCGAAGAACGGGAAAAGTTTTGCCAACTCGGCGTCCGACGGCTGATGGCCGTACTCGCAAATCTCAAAGCCTTCCGCGAACGCGACGCGTTTCGCCTTTGCTGCGCCGTACCATTTTTTCAACGCGGGACGGGCGAGTTCCGTGAGCTTTCCAAAAAACGGCGCCCACGCCTTCTCGAGCCATACGCGCCGATCTTTCGCACCCGATGGTACGTTGTCGAGTTGTCCGTCAAGCCAGGGCAGCCATTCGTACACCTGAGATTCCATCGCATCCAGCATGTCGAATTTGGCGCCCATAACGTCCGATACGTCCACCGCGACATCGGGGCGGAACGGCGTCGGCTTCGTAAAATGATCGGACATATACATGAACACCGGATTGCGCGCGAGGCGCGGCGCCTCCGGACAGAAGTTTGGGACGGTCACCATGAATGCCGCGTCCTGCACGAGAATCGACGCGTACCGATGATCGGGGTGATAGTCGTTGGGGCGGTGGGTCAGCACGATGTCCGCTTCGTACCGGCGCAGAATGCGGACGACTTCGCGGCGCGCGTCGAGCGTTGCCTCGAGTTCGCCGTCGTGGTAACCCAGCACCAATTCCTGCACGCCGCCGCGTTCGGCGGAACGCCGTGCTTCGATCGCCCGTCGCGCTGCCAAC
Encoded proteins:
- a CDS encoding PIG-L family deacetylase; this translates as MNIVCVGAHPDDCECFAGGTAVKWARLGHRVIFVSMTNGDAGHYAMGGGPLAARRAIEARRSAERGGVQELVLGYHDGELEATLDARREVVRILRRYEADIVLTHRPNDYHPDHRYASILVQDAAFMVTVPNFCPEAPRLARNPVFMYMSDHFTKPTPFRPDVAVDVSDVMGAKFDMLDAMESQVYEWLPWLDGQLDNVPSGAKDRRVWLEKAWAPFFGKLTELARPALKKWYGAAKAKRVAFAEGFEICEYGHQPSDAELAKLFPFFGKRRA